A single genomic interval of Zingiber officinale cultivar Zhangliang chromosome 4A, Zo_v1.1, whole genome shotgun sequence harbors:
- the LOC121971085 gene encoding protein transport protein SEC16A homolog isoform X2 has product MASSSPSHVVDQTDDDRDFFNNLVDGDFGGNGSHIRSKEIARDLSNLSLDDTGYPEDVLASHDSPTVNYSPDKVATSESSSASILETAMQSTSPTNNAGSRGTCIKQVQWSAFSLGTQQSDNVGLETSSDFFVENVNPSDKLNSNADFNFLHVENQVKNVDTHTNSQNNQESQLFSSVIDQNTGGVDAQYWERLYPGWKYDSITGEWYQLDGYNENVITQDNYTSGVVSQGNFNDNAEAAANVGSSEDLYLQQISQSALETIAEESTSANTATTYNWNIVYQENMEFPPNMVFDPQYPGWYYDTNTQQWYTLESYTQTTKIPNVVQNEAIASAGFSEGSYSVYDEVGRPDQRTDISLGSQEFWHGADLSSSYSHQQNMLQAKQISENRFSHNQQMQSFYKPSTATITRVDNDTALQTFKPMVNHGFGFTNGAIMQYNSANEESTYPVYLQNLPHSMQQSISNSFLGNHNSVDFRQPSFQDTKDSYSMFSHAPDEGRSSAGRPAHTLVSFGFGGKLVVTKNSNSSRTNLDYGIQEYPAGAISILNLSEVVKNELDASNFVSGTVLDYFHPLFKQKFPGPLVGGSASTKDINKWLDERILSYDGPVMEFHKGKFLKLLLSLLRISLQHYGKLRSPFGSDLSLEDLNGPEEAVCKLFASSKISSPFGGYGSYAHCLNNIPPESQLQATAARVQSLLVSGKRKEALQSAQVGQLWGLALVLAAQLGDKFYVDTVKKMAQHQFAFGSPLRSLCLLIAGQPADVFSADNAVNFLSMALPIQSAEVKSSGMLDEWQENLAIVTANRTKDDELVIIHLGDCLWKDKGEVTAAHTCYLVAEANIEPYSDSARLCLIGADHLKYPRTYASPDAIQRTELYEYSKVQGNSQFILLPFQPYKIIYAHMLAEVGKIPDSLKYCQSASKLLKSSARTSELEIWKSVLSSLEDRLRIHQQGGYGSSLAPGNLVGKLFTTFDRSIHRMIGAPAAPLPPLPPGNVNDKETSYSVAPKVSNSQSTMAMETSYSLVPSASVETMTEWSSNNTSKIRHNRSVSEPVFGQIPKQDSSSDGAQSKATSGGSRFGRIGSQLLQKTMGWVSRSHQQAKLGERNKFYYDEKLKRWVEEGADPPAEEAALPPPPTAKSFQNGMLDYKISNTFKSESIIDDTFKPVSVGDKEGPAAEPLAPSKQKSAIPPIPPSQNQFSAHGKVGIRSRYVDTFNKGSGGGGPFTKPFQSPALPSTKPLVSTKFFMPASPPSTEERPTDTASESNQDATSTTGEDPPEPVTREASFSPPASSSIPSTGEDPPESATRAASFSPPASSSIPRFLSSSSIAHLGNTDSGAASSLAISRATSWSGNYELLNQTTTGRRPWQGPTMFSPTRSMPASPIGSSSTLQQNDASLSDDLQQIEL; this is encoded by the exons ATGgcatcttcctctccttctcatGTGGTAGATCAGACTGACGACGACCGTGATTTCTTCAACAATCTAGTGGATGGAGATTTTGGTGGGAATGGATCTCATATTCGTTCCAAAGAAATCGCGAGAGATTTATCTAACCTCAGTCTTGATGATACTG GTTATCCAGAAGATGTTTTGGCTTCTCATGATAGTCCCACTGTGAATTATTCACCAGACAAGGTAGCCACATCAGAAAGTTCTTCTGCAAGCATTCTTGAGACTGCAATGCAAAGCACATCGCCAACTAATAATGCTGGATCTAGGGGAACGTGTATAAAGCAGGTTCAGTGGAGTGCCTTCAGTCTTGGCACACAACAGTCTGACAATGTTGGGTTGGAAACTTCTTCAGATTTCTTTGTTGAGAATGTCAATCCATCTGACAAATTGAATTCAAATGCTGATTTTAATTTTCTCCATGTGGAAAATCAAGTTAAAAACGTGGACACACACACAAATTCCCAGAATAATCAAGAGTCACAGCTTTTCAGTTCAGTTATTGATCAGAACACAGGTGGTGTAGATGCACAATACTGGGAGAGACTTTACCCTGGTTGGAAGTATGATTCAATCACTGGGGAATGGTATCAGTTGGATGGCTATAATGAAAACGTAATTACACAAGATAACTATACTTCAGGAGTAGTTTCACAGGGAAATTTTAATGACAATGCAGAAGCTGCTGCTAACGTGGGTAGTTCAGAAGATCTATATCTTCAGCAGATTTCGCAGTCAGCCCTGGAGACCATAGCTGAAGAAAGTACATCAGCTAATACTGCTACAACTTACAATTGGAACATTGTTTATCAGGAGAACATGGAATTTCCTCCTAATATGGTCTTTGATCCTCAGTATCCAGGGTGGTATTATGATACCAACACCCAACAGTGGTATACCCTGGAGTCTTACACTCAGACTACAAAAATACCAAATGTAGTTCAGAATGAGGCTATTGCTTCAGCTGGCTTCTCAGAAGGGAGCTATAGTGTATATGATGAAGTTGGTCGACCTGATCAAAGGACTGATATATCCCTAGGGAGCCAAGAGTTTTGGCACGGGGCTGATCTATCAAGCAGCTACTCTCATCAGCAGAACATGCTGCAGGCGAAACAAATTAGTGAAAATAGATTTTCTCATAACCAGCAGATGCAGAGCTTTTATAAACCAAGCACTGCTACAATAACTCGTGTAGATAATGACACGGCTCTTCAGACATTCAAACCAATGGTGAATCATGGTTTTGGCTTTACCAATGGGGCAATTATGCAATACAACTCTGCCAATGAAGAAAGTACATATCCAGTTTATCTTCAAAATCTGCCACATAGTATGCAACAAAGTATATCCAACAGCTTTTTAGGCAATCATAACTCAGTTGACTTTCGACAGCCTTCATTTCAAGATACAAAGGATTCTTATTCCATGTTTTCTCATGCTCCTGATGAAGGCAGATCATCAGCTGGTCGTCCTGCACATACTTTGGTTTCTTTTGGGTTTGGTGGGAAGCTTGTAGTTACTAAAAATAGCAACTCTTCTCGAACAAATTTAGACTATGGAATTCAG GAATATCCTGCTGGTGCAATCTCTATTCTTAACTTATCTGAGGTTGTGAAGAATGAACTTGATGCATCCAATTTTGTTTCTGGCACCGTGTTGGATTACTTCCATCCTTTGTTCAAGCAAAAATTTCCTGGTCCCCTTGTTGGAGGGAGTGCTTCTACAAAGGATATAAATAAATGGTTAGATGAGAGAATCTTGAGCTATGATGGTCCTGTCATGGAATTCCACAAAGGGAAATTTTTGAAGTTGCTTCTTTCATTGCTCCGAATATCATTGCAGCATTATGGCAAACTTCGATCTCCTTTTGGATCTGATCTATCACTAGAG GATTTAAATGGTCCAGAAGAGGCAGTATGTAAACTTTTTGCTTCCTCTAAAATTAGTAGTCCTTTTGGAGGTTATGGTTCCTATGCTCATTGTTTGAATAATATTCCACCAGAAAGTCAACTTCAG GCAACTGCCGCTAGGGTACAAAGCCTTCTTGTTTCTGGTAAAAGGAAGGAGGCTCTCCAATCTGCACAAGTAGGTCAGTTGTGGGGCCTTGCTCTTGTTCTTGCTGCACAGCTTGGAGACAAG TTTTATGTTGACACAGTGAAGAAGATGGCACAACATCAATTTGCATTTGGTTCACCTTTACGATCACTATGTCTTCTTATTGCTGGGCAGCCTGCAGATGTATTTTCTGCAGACAACGCAGTTAATTTCTTATCTATGGCTTTACCTATACAGTCGGCAGAG GTTAAATCCAGTGGTATGTTGGATGAGTGGCAAGAAAATTTAGCAATTGTAACTGCAAACAGAACAAAAGATGATGAATTGGTAATTATTCATCTTGGGGATTGTCTGTGGAAAGACAAAGGAGAG GTAACTGCTGCTCACACTTGTTACTTGGTTGCTGAAGCAAATATTGAACCATATTCGGACAGTGCAAGGCTCTGTCTTATTGGTGCAGATCACTTGAAGTATCCAAGGACATATGCTTCACCTGATGCTATTCag CGAACAGAACTTTATGAATATTCAAAGGTGCAAGGAAATTCCCAGTTTATCCTACTACCTTTCCAGCCATACAAGATAATTTATGCCCACATGCTCGCTGAAGTTGGGAAGATCCCTGATTCATTGAA GTACTGTCAATCTGCTTCAAAATTGCTGAAGAGTTCTGCTCGTACTTCCGAGCTTGAAATTTGGAAGTCAGTGTTATCCTCTTTAGAGGATAGACTGCGTATTCACCAACAG GGTGGTTATGGTTCAAGCTTGGCTCCTGGGAATCTAGTTGGAAAGTTGTTTACCACCTTTGATAGATCTATTCATCGCATGATTGGTGCACCAGCAGCACCTCTTCCACCATTGCCACCAGGGAATGTAAATGATAAAGAAACATCATATTCAGTTGCCCCTAAAGTATCAAATAGCCAGTCAACAATGGCTATGGAAACATCATATTCTTTAGTTCCATCAGCATCAGTGGAGACCATGACTGAATGGTCAAGTAATAATACTAGTAAAATTAGGCATAACAGAAGTGTTTCAGAACCTGTGTTTGGACAAATCCCAAAACAG GATTCGAGCTCAGACGGTGCACAGAGCAAGGCAACATCTGGTGGCTCGCGCTTTGGACGCATTGGCTCACAACTTCTACAGAAAACCATGGGATGGGTGTCGAGATCACATCAAcag GCAAAACTGGGCGAAAGGAACAAGTTCTATTACGATGAAAAGCTtaagagatgggtggaggaaggAGCTGATCCTCCGGCAGAGGAAGCTGCCCTTCCCCCACCTCCAACAGCAAAATCATTCCAGAATGGTATGCTGGATTACAAGATCAGTAATACTTTCAAGAGTGAAAGCATCATCGATGATACTTTCAAGCCAGTAAGTGTTGGCGATAAGGAAGGACCAGCAGCTGAACCTTTGGCTCCATCGAAACAAAAATCTGCAATACCACCAATTCCACCCAGCCAAAATCAGTTCTCAGCACACGGCAAAGTGGGCATTCGGTCCAG ATATGTGGATACATTCAACAAGGGCAGCGGCGGCGGTGGCCCCTTCACAAAACCTTTCCAGTCACCTGCACTTCCGTCAACAAAACCATTGGTCAGCACAAAGTTTTTCATGCCCGCCTCACCACCATCCACCGAGGAAAGGCCGACTGATACAGCAAGCGAAAGCAACCAAGATGCCACTAGTACCACTGGCGAAGATCCACCTGAACCTGTGACAAGAGAAGCATCCTTTTCCCCACCAGCTTCATCCTCCATTCCTTCCACTGGCGAAGATCCACCTGAATCTGCAACAAGAGCAGCATCCTTTTCCCCACCAGCTTCATCCTCCATTCCCCGGTTCCTGAGCTCGAGCAGCATTGCACATCTTGGGAACACAGACTCTGGAGCTGCTTCTTCCTTGGCCATATCGAGAGCCACATCCTGGAGTGGGAATTATGAGCTACTCAATCAAACTACAACAGGCAGGAGGCCATGGCAGGGTCCTACAATGTTCTCACCCACTCGCAGTATGCCAGCCAGCCCAATTGGCAGCTCATCAACCTTGCAGCAGAATGATGCTTCTCTCTCGGACGACCTACAACAGATTGAACTCTGA